The Eleutherodactylus coqui strain aEleCoq1 chromosome 13, aEleCoq1.hap1, whole genome shotgun sequence genome includes a window with the following:
- the DHX58 gene encoding ATP-dependent RNA helicase DHX58 — MELRDYQWEVIGPALEGKNIIVWLPTGTGKTRAALYVAMRHLEMKRNAKVAMIVNKVHLVDQHYSKEFHPLLKDKFKIIPISGDTEEKSFFAKFVKNNDVVICTAEILHNALQSDSEEKHVELTDFSLLIIDECHHTHKDGVYNKVMELYLEKKLSGQRKLPQILGLTASPGTGRASTFEDAVDHILKICANLDTWRIMSPQTSIRDLEAKAKQPIKQYDLVPGRNEDPFGNKLKQLMMAIHQYLGDFELSTDFGTQMYEQQVVELEKNGAETSDRRKRTCAVHLRKYNDALFLHDTVRMKDAYDFLDEFYIDEKYIKQSTDATNVFLCRLFIENGKTLLELSGNLRYENPKLIKLEEILKEHFQDSSNSHGIIFTRTRQSTHSLLEWINSKASLQGLNIKAAALTGAGFSNQSKHMTQNEQKEVIQKFRQGIKNLLIATSVAEEGLDIPQCNIVVRYGLMTNEISMMQARGRARAEDSCYSFLGKSGGRESKRERTNESLEELMNKAIKHVQDMPEREYEEKIKDLQQESLIERVMKRAKMESRKKFSAADVRLDCRNCSAAVAFGDHLRLVGNHYVNVNPSFDVYYEEYTGPIDLGKKMEDWVPGSAIRCRFCRAQWGMIMMYQGATRLPILSVKHFVLQTPERSYTCKKWKDVPFLVEQFNYNEYYRNNFSDSEDE, encoded by the exons ATGGAGCTGCGGGATTACCAGTGGGAAGTCATTGGCCCAGCGTTGGAAGGCAAAAACATTATAGTCTGGCTTCCAACAGGGACAGGTAAAACCAGGGCGGCTTTGTACGTGGCAATGCGGCACCTGGAGATGAAGCGTAATGCCAAGGTTGCCATGATTGTGAACAAG GTGCATCTggtagatcagcactacagcaaGGAGTTTCACCCACTTCTGAAAGACAAATTCAAGATCATTCCCATAAGTGGGGATACagaggaaaaaagtttttttgctaAATTTGTGAAGAATAATGATGTTGTTATTTGCACGGCTGAAATCCTGCACAACGCGCTCCAAAGTGACAGTGAAGAGAAGCACGTGGAGTTGACGG ATTTTAGTCTACTGATTATAGATGAGTGTCACCACACCCACAAAGATGGCGTTTATAACAAAGTGATGGAGCTATATCTTGAGAAAAAGCTGAGTGGACAAAGGAAGCTGCCACAGATTCTGGGACTGACCGCTTCCCCAGGGACCGGTAGAGCTAGCACATTTGAAGATGCTGTAGACCACATTTTAAAG ATCTGTGCAAATCTTGACACATGGAGGATTATGTCACCCCAGACGTCAATCAGGGACCTTGAAGCCAAGGCTAAGCAGCCCATTAAACAATACGACTTGGTTCCAGGAAGGAATGAG GATCCTTTTGGTAATAAGCTGAAGCAGCTCATGATGGCCATACATCAATATCTTGGTGACTTTGAATTAAGCACAGATTTTGGCACCCAAATGTATGAGCAGCAAGTAGTAGAGCTGGAAAAAAATG GGGCTGAGACTTCTGATAGAAGAAAACgaacatgtgcagtacaccttcgCAAATACAATGATGCGCTCTTCCTCCATGACACCGTAAGAATGAAGGATGCTTATGACTTCCTTGATGAATTCTACATAGATGAGAAATACATAAAACAGTCCACAGATGCAACGAATGTCTTTCTCTGCAGGTTATTCATTG AGAACGGTAAAACACTTTTAGAATTGAGTGGAAACCTCAGGTATGAAAACCCTAAGCTGATTAAGCTAGAAGAGATTTTGAAGgaacacttccaggactcctccaATTCCCATGGGATCATCTTCACCCGTACACGACAAAGTACTCACTCTCTGCTCGAGTGGATCAACAGCAAGGCTTCTCTTCAAGGTCTCAACATCAAGGCTGCAGCTCTGACAGGAGCAGGGTTCAGCAATCAAAGCAAACACATGACTCAG AATGAACAGAAGGAAGTAATTCAGAAGTTTCGTCAAGGCATTAAGAATCTGCTTATCGCAACCAGTGTAGCTGAGGAGGGCTTAGATATCCCACAATGCAACATCGTTGTTCGGTATGGCCTGATGACCAATGAGATATCCATGATGCAG GCCAGAGGCAGAGCCAGGGCTGAAGATAGCTGTTACTCTTTTTTGGGCAAATCTGGAGGAAGAGAGAGTAAAAGAGAAAGGACCAATGAGTCTTTGGAGGAACTAATGAACAAAGCCATAAAACATGTGCAAGATATGCCAGAGAGAGAATATGAGGAAAAG ATTAAAGATCTGCAACAGGAATCTCTCATTGAGCGTGTAATGAAGCGAGCCAAAATGGAGAGCAGAAAAAAGTTTTCAGCCGCAGACGTTCGGTTGGATTGTCGGAACTGCTCTGCTGCTGTTGCCTTTGGTGATCATTTGCGTTTGGTGGGCAACCATTATGTGAATGTCAACCCGAGCTTTGA TGTGTACTATGAAGAATATACAGGACCCATTGACCTTGGAAAGAAGATGGAGGATTGGGTTCCTGGAAGTGCAATCAGATGCCGTTTTTGCAGG GCACAGTGGGGCATGATAATGATGTACCAAGGAGCGACGCGTCTCCCCATTCTCAGCGTCAAGCACTTTGTGCTACAAACTCCCGAAAGGAGTTACACTTGCAAAAAATGGAAGGATGTGCCGTTCCTGGTGGAGCAGTTTAACTATAATGAATACTATAGGAACAACTTTTCAGATTCAGAGGATGAATGA